From the Chanos chanos chromosome 7, fChaCha1.1, whole genome shotgun sequence genome, the window ATGAGTGAAGATCCAAGGGTGAAGTCATATGCTAGATCCTAAGTCATTCTTCACTCCCATCTATACAAATGCGAGAGATCTCTTTAAGAACCCATATTGTTAACATGTACAGTCTTGGTGAAACTactgattaaatgttaaaactgtTGGCCAAAGTGTTCCTGTACTGACTGGTGATGAATTCCAATAACATCAACTAGAGTTTTTGCATTAGTCATTAACTTACTGTGTAgcaaatctctgtctctgtgatgggTTTAACTCAATGCTATGGCTTGTCTCACAATTCAATGGGTATCCAACCCGATGTTTATTACCAAGCTGTCaagctgtttgttgtgttttatggATATGCAATGTGTCAGTTTAAGAACAATCCATAGATATTTATATTCTAGCTTTATATGAGAAATGTCACATCTAGTGGTGAGACATGGTGCATCAAAACCTTTTCTGACTCACAGTGTGGGCACTCCCTGTCTTTTTGAGGTGCAGATCGAGATTTTTGGAGTTTTGATGCATGGAAAGATAGTCTCCCTAGTGCAGGAATGATTTCAACAGGTCTTTTCAaatgatcatatttttttttttcaacagcaagAGCAGTGTCTTAGGCTTATGTAGTATTAGCTTTGCCAGTACCCTTTATCTGTGGTACATTTTACCTGcagtttttcttccttttgtccTTGTGTCCTGGAGGTAATGGTGGATGGCACCATCATTTAACACTTGACTTGTGTGATATTTTGTGTATGTTGTGGCCTTTTTGCTTTATTATGTGGTCTTTTCAAGAGTAATAACATTGTTCAGTGGTGCAGCCACCCCCCAGACAAATTTTAAAGCTCAATGTTGTTTGtgtaaaacttttttctttttttttttttttgtccctggtAATAATTCATTTCCcttgttcatgttttttatgTCTGATTTTGCCGAAGACACCCAGTCCTCCACTTACAGCTAAAAGCACCCAACAGTGTCCCGTAGGACCccacatctgtttttgttttcctaagCATTTGTGCTCCTACACTAATTTGCATTGTTATTGTGCCGATGTGTGGGTGAAGTCTTTTAAAACGACTAGGACTGGATGGTTTTAGTGTCACTGTCTGACCGGCGGGCACACTATAAACCAAAAGGTACGATGGGTTAGAGGGACTGTACTGTATAGATGGGTGTAATTAGTTTAATTGCACTATGTTTCGTGAATACAGGGGGTTTTAGCACAAAAGACTTGTATGAACCCCTGCTGTGAATAGCAGTGAAAGGCAACCAGCAGGCAATGTAAATTATACACTgaacaggagaaaaggaaaatatgTTGTCTTGTTTTCATGCAGGAGGCCTGCTCTAAAAATATTAGGCCACTACAGTGGTAAACATTACTGTGCTTTGCATTTCTGGTAGAAATTACCATCAATCCATTCGACCTTCGTTTTTTTAAGAATCAAGTATGGGAGGCAGAATGGCGTGAGGTTTTGGCCTTGGTTATTTCTGTCACCCGCCTTATCTCCCCCAATGTCACGCTCCTCTTCCCTTCCCTACAAAGTTTGTCAGTCACTATCAACCACTCACAGTagtctctgtgtaactgtattCAAAATGCTGTCCTCATTTTTGTGGCAGCTTTGACAAGTGGGAGATGAGCAGCGCTGTACAGTGAAGGTAAGGGTGCTCCTAAACCTGATGTATTGAAGAGAACTGATGTATTGAAGAGAACTGGTCGTGGAACCGGCTCTGAGGGCCGCTCCTGTCTACGTGTTTTTCAGCCTTCTCTGAGGAAatgcagacccccccccccccccccccccgtgtcaCTGTGGCTATTTATAGAGGCTTTTCCTCTATCCCCCCTCAGCCAACAGATGACATTTCATCTGTGTGCCTCTAACATCCCACGTTCTTCACACCTCGCCCGCTGCAAGCCGCCAAACCTGCATGCCGTATTTGACTTCACGCCGCGCCGTTAAAGGgtggcatctttttttttttgttcgacGCGGTGATGTCCCGCCGGTCTCTTTCTATCGAGAAGTGAAGTGATTTAATTTGAAGTtggtttgtgaaatgttgttATCATTGTTAATTTGTAAAGTGTATCAAGGGAGATGATATGTAAGGCTCTTGACTAATAACATGTGGTTTAAAGAACTGGATGGAGGCCATGACACAGTGCAaaatactgcccccccccccccccccccccccccccaaaaaaaaatcaaaggcaTCTGTCTGCTTTAAGTTTCCTCTGGCTGCTTAAGTCTTGCAGTGTGGTCTCTAacttcattcttcttcttcttcgtcttcttcttcctcttcttctgcagtttctttttcttctttccgttctttttcttcttcccttttccTGCCACTAATATAATGGTCTCAGTTGCCATGACTCAGCTGATCTGAACTGGGCACGCTCTGTTGAACACTGACTTGGCCAAATGCTGGTTTGGGCTGTGAGgcagaaaattccagaaagaGGCCCATTTTTTCAAAAGCCTCAGACAGATCAATATTTTTAGTCTTAAAATGTGGAGGAGTGATTCATAAGCAGAGATGGGCAACTAGGTGCCTTATGGGACGAGTAGGATCTTTATAGCCTTGGAAAACCTATGGATGCTGTCAGCACTGCAGAACTGACATTCAGGAATAGATTTTCTTTTCCCAAAGGTTTTAACAGTGTATCACTACTGCccagttctctcagacaggGAAAATAATAAAACCTGAAAAATGCCATGTAATCTCATATTTCTCAATCATCCATCCTGTCAACACCTTCAGTGGAAATGGAACGCACACTtagatttaaatgtaatatgGTGTATTCATCGACATGGTTCCTGCACTgtaaatatacttttttttttatcttcagtgATAAAATGTATTTAGCCTCTAACTATCTGGTCTTAGCCTTTGTCTTCCAATGCAGCATTAACCTATGAGGTGTACCACATCATTTTGATGTCAGGTGACAATATTCTTCTCCCTATGGTACATCCGCGATTGCGTGACACAGATGCTGTTTAattattgatcatttttctctgtaataGCTCTTTGCGCATATGTAGTACTTCAGAGTCTTTAGTTCATGTGATCAGTTTTGTCAGCCACATATGGAAAGCCCTTGGATTCTCTGTTTATTCGTGACTAGATAATACATAAGTGAATATATAAGTGGGGACTCTTTTCGTGTCACTGATTTAGTACATGGGCTTTGAATACAGTGTTTTGAAAGATGCTGACAGAAACCGGTCATCAGTTCTGTTTGCGTGCAGCTCCATCCTTGGCATATATTAAGGTGTCTTTGATTTTTCTTCAGAAGCACTCATAGCATGTActaccatgaaaaaaaaaattatatatatatatatatatatatgtatatatgaaatatatatatgaaatatatatatgaaaacacTTCTGAATTTGAACATTGTGTCTcataaaaacattaagaaaagagGGTGCTATTGAGAAAGTGTGATGATTATTTTAAAGCCTGGAacagtgttatttttttcctttcactaaGCAAACGTTTTTATATACTAGCTGGATAGGATCCTACCAGAAAGTCAATGAGTATTCTGTTAAAGCTTGCTAATGCTATATGTCtccaaaatgattttaaatccaccacacaaaagcacaacATGACGGAGAAACAGCTCGTCCCGAGGTTACCACTAATTTCTCAGACCAAGAAAAAACCTGAATCCACACAGTTTTCAACTATTATTGGTCAGAATgaactgtagccttcactctgAGCAGTTATATGACATTCAAGAGCCTGAATCTCTCATTTTTCGTGTTCCACACTATTTATAAGCCTTCACAGCCTCACGTGTGTTTCTTCGGTTTGCCTTTTAAGGTACGAAAGGGTCCCAGTAATCCTGGTGGGTAACAAGGTGGACCTGGACAACGAGAGAGAGGTATCATCGAGCGAGGGTCAAGCCCTCGCTGAGGAATGGGGCTGTCCCTTCATGGAAACGTCTGCCAAGAGTAAAACCATGGTCGACGAACTGTTCTCCGAGATTGTGAGGCAGATGGACTACGCCTCACAGCCGGACAAGGAGGATCCCTGCTGCTCCGCTTGCAATATACAATAGTCCACAGGAATCAGGAATAAGCAgtcaaggtcagaggtcattaGGGAGTCGTCTTGGATGGCGTTTGGAATGCGTAGCTCATGAAAATGATGATACAGAGCACTTCACACATGAATcattttgggaggggggggagagagagaaaagacacgaTCAAAtcaatgtgaaatgaaatgaaagaggcGTTGGCTCCCAACCCCCTCTCCCCCATGTACACGCAGACCTTTGACAATAATGTAAAGAGCGCTTATCTGAAAGATATAAATGAGTTATTTAGAAATGTATTATGGTTTATGATGATTTATATAgattatacaaaaaaaagtggatgcagattgagaaagagaaattagtcagggaaagacaaacatgctctctctcaatGTTCTCAACCTTCTTATTTTCAACAGTTTACAAGAAACCAATTGAAACAACTTAAAAGCAGTATGAATTGATAGGCCTTTTATTTCTTTcgtgtttatgttttaataCATACCTATAAGTCTTAAATTACCattcttgtttgtttcattttaattgggGTTGTAACCGCCATATCTTTGTGTTGATGACAATGGGAATTTTGTGTAGATTTTTGCTTATTAGTTTTCACAAGTCCCTGGGCCTGATTTATCAAACTCTTTagcatttaaaagatgtttgttTCCTGGATTCCACCAAGAACATGTTAAATGTTTGGCCAAGGTGCTTGTAGTGACCCAGTCATTGGTAACGCTTTTGGTTTGGCACATATAAATCATGCTAACACGTGTTAATGATGTGAGTAAATCTGGCTCATGGATTATGTGTTACTTTATGTCATCTGACATAATGACAGATTGTAGGAAATTTCCATACAATTCacaatgtttgtaatgtttaacTTGTCACAGTGAAAGATTCAGTTATATGAAAATgccttgacaaaaaaaaaaaagaagaagaaagaaacagttttATTCCTGTTGATGCAAAAGGCCCACTTCTATTGATTATTCAACCAAATGCATGACTAGATGGAaatgttatttgtttgtgatttcTGCAAGACTTATGATGCTCAGATTTGAAGCtgatacacagaaatacacacaggcCTCTGGACAATCTGGACACGTAGGCCTCTGATGGAGGTGTGCCTCTATGCTGACACGAGGTTGGAAGGTTTTTGCGTTTGTAATTCTTGAACATTGTTGatcttatatttttttaagtgaacATTTACCTGCTTCCACTCGGTAAATGAATTGTGAACTGGTTTCATTTAACACCACAATAAAAGCATCTTCCACACAACAGTTAGCATGGATTTGTTTACCAATCTGATTTGTTTCCATCCCTGTTCTGGTGAAAAAAAACGTTTGAGGAAAAACAATTGAGAAAAAAGTGTTGTTTGTGAAAGGGTTATAACTTTGTCCAAACATATTAGTGGCTAGGGTCTACCTGTGCAGCTAATGCAATGTAGCTGTCATTTGAAAATGCTTCTAGCTTTAGAATAGAGTATACCTAAAACTGATAGATCCTAAATTGTAATGATATTATGCGACATGATCCTATTTTAGGTAACAGTCTGTTTCTGTTAATGCTTTTTGGGTAATCATGACTGACTGCTCGAGAACTAtatatatgtacgtatgtatatatCACAGATTTCACGCTTGCCTCAGTTTTTCATTGTCTGTCAGATTTGAgattgaaatgaaacataaaacgCAGGTCTACAGAGGACAAGAAAGACCTGAGGGCACTTATAGCTTggtaccatggcaacaggaTGATAACATATGGGTTTTGAATTCTCTGCTGATGCTTAATTGGACAGAACTAAGCAATGTATAtgcagcactgaaaaaaaaaaaagaagccagcAGTTTGGTTACGAAATGCAAAAGGTTTTTTGGGCATAAatattcagtgtgttcagtCATGCTGTGGTATTTTATGTATATCTTCTTTGCTTGAACTCCTCACAGAAGAGGAGTCAATGCATCTCTGATCATTTTGGAGtttccaaacattttctttaaccATTCACTGAgaaataatatataaaataaaaccaacaacTCCAGCCAACAAACGAATGTCTTTTGCTGACATGGATTTGATTTCATTCTACATTCTTCAAATTCTCCAGCTGTTTCCTATATGTGTCTTTGGACATCTGCTCTGTAACAGTCTGTactctttcatctcttttctgcTAAACACAATGGCCAGCAATGAGTTCTTTCATCTACGAAACAGTTAGATAATCTTGGAATTTAGGATCTGAAAATTCCCTGTTGTCCTGGGTTTTGAGGGACTTTCTTATCTTTAACTGTTGACAACACTGACAGCACTCGCTATGGGGAGACTATATGTTTCCCACCCTGATGACTGTCTCATATTTTGCCGGCAGAGAGGAACCTGGTAAGTGGCACTGCAATTACAGGGAAAGAAGTGATTGTGATCTTATCTAGAAAAGTTGCTCATTTTGCTCTTTAAATCAGAGCGTTTGGTTACAGTAATGGTTTCTTTGAAGGCAGGACGCAGGCAAGGACACAAGaaaaggctgtgtttgtgtgtgtgtgtgtgtgtgtgtgtgtgtgtttgtgaagtggTTTGCAGATTACAAGATTTCATCTTTCTCAAAGGCATGAGGAGATTCCGCAGTGGAGGAAACAACATTGACCATTCGGAAAAATCGGCAGAACATGACAATATCCACTGTGTGAAGGCAACAttgatttcatttcacaatTTGCTCTAAAATGTTATCCCAAAGTTACAAAGAACTGTTTAATGCTAATGCtcatatacattcatatatgTGTTTACATAAGCTACAATTACAAAGATCATAAAGATACTAATATCTTGCATTGGATTTTTAAGTGGTATATCTCTATTAGTTAAAAATTCTATGTTGTGAATACCTGAGTAAAGGTCGGCTGAATGGCTCAATATTCATGCATAATTAATGAATTATACACCATCCCAAGTAAATGTTCTCTTCTTATTGCACATCTGATGTTAATAGTAAATTTTACTCTTAACCTTCCAATTAGACACTCAAGGCTTAGCTTGGACAAAGGCGTATCTAGGAACAAAGATGGCTAGGCTTGATTTTTGAATTTCACTAAAGAACTATTCTATTATTTAAACCAGGCATATCTTTGTCTTTTACTCTTATAtcctcttcagaaaaaaaaaaaactttcattcattcattttatagACTGTAGATTGCAGTAAATAAACATGCCTACCCTGAAAACccagaattgtttttttttttttttttaatgccataATATTAAACACTGAAATTGGTTACACTGCATATGGTTTGAGTTTAGAGGCATCTTGTGTGGCTGCACTATGCTTGGCTACACTCTGCCACTGGATCATAGACATTAGAGTTCAAGATAAGTGTCTGAAAACTGAACTTCTGCAATACAGTCAGCAATACCTATAACATCCCTACATGCTAGTGTAATATTAAGGCTCTGTAAAAGAAAGTGCTACCAAAGTCACCATACCAAGGGGTCACCATGGTGACCTAGGATTGATCCTCTTGAAGACAAAAGACAGATCTTTTCATTCAAAAAGTTGTAAAGCCAACCTCTGAGATCCTTTCAACCTTTCCTTAATTTTCATTTCCAAGAAATTTTTTCATACTTGGTTAAATATTTGTGTACCATGATACCTGACTGTTAAATTCCATTTTGACTTCAAATGCTGCAGTCTAGATATATATTAAGAATTCCAAAGAGTGCAAAGCTTTTATGTACAAAAGGTCATTGAAGTCAAGCTGGGAAGAAGCtgtaataaaatgacaaaacagtaCAGTGGAAATGAGAATTCAAATCCCATGGGGTGAATATCCAGGAAACAAACAGCTGGATACGTCTGAAAACATCCTGTGGATTTATCATCTTGGGCTTACGCCACCCCTCCACTGCGGTCTTTAAAAGACATTATTCGTGTTAATGAGGGCCAACTTTTCTTGCTGAATCTGCCATAACAGTTCAGACTAGTGGACAAGAAACATTCATCTCTTTCTAATGCTTCGTTAGAAGCCGTATGAAATTGGGAGTCTGTCAAGTTAATTAGAACCATAAATTTTCCTACTCACTGCTGCATATGTAgagaagtttatttttctcattataCCTGCTTGGGTGCTATAAAATGGGCAGTAAAAGCAGTACTTTCTTGCtgatgtttacaaaaaaaaaaaagaagaatgtttTATAATtgaagagataaaaagagattAAAGGTATCACCAAGATGTATTCAACTGGAGTTTATTACCCTTTAGCTGTCTAAAAAAGAGGAGTTTGATTCATACATGTGAAAATGTGGACCTGGGTTACAATGTACTTGGAGTGGTTATATTTCCATGCATTATCTCTAACCGCTGTTTTTTCCTTAGCTGTTATGTTCCAATTTTCTCAATGGAGAATAAAATTCATTTGGTGGTACTTATACTTCCAGTCAGACATGGGAGCAGATATGGAACCACAGAGcaaagcaaaagtaaaaaaaaaagattaaagctaaagaaaagaggagaaaatggaagGGGCAGTACACcttttgttggattttcttgtgattttacaagtaaacgaaccggagcaaaagcgcgcttggagaaaagctttatttggtggtggtggaacccggcagcaagtccgcttgcgccgcagcttaactcagagaactgttaccgtgatcggccttttataccatgaagcaaacagacaatatgTGTataacgttgcttgatgcaaatcagaatctaggtgttaatgctaaattccccttttgtctgtggtggctgccattcgcccattaccggttgtattttgccttaatcaattgctattggctccaacagtaatgcggcgccaaaggtgtgaagctttctttgtatctatggtaataagaccatcaggttaaacagttctcctatcatgaaccatgtctgttcagccATCACTATAATCGTACACTATACAGAACAAGAAATACATAGGTCACATGTTCAATGCATTATTGTTAAATAACACCTTTCTAGAAAATTCTGGCAGTTGTTTTCTGGAAGGTATCCCATGGTTAAAATGACCCAGAAACTGTGAGTAATCTATCCAGTTTATTACAATTAATTTGATTTGTTACAGCAAGGTTGTCTTACgcattaaacatttataaatgcATTCACAGCGTATGTATTTTTCATGCCTGCATCTAAAGCCTAGTCAATGTATCCCTACCTGATACAGGTTTATTCAAGTTGCAGTTGAGAATAGTAGGGATTTCTATAACGCAGTATAACATTCTGCTCCGAGGGTCCATTTCCTTTGCTGGATTAAATGGATTTTAGGTGGAAAAATTTCTTTTCAATCACCAAAGTATAAGACCAACTTCTAAGCATCCAGCTGTTTCTTCTCATGACAACAACAATATGTAAACAAGAAGGAAAGCaatttgttttgtcataatACTGCATTTGTGTTGACAAATACTCCATAATATACCTATTGTGTTTATAACATTGCTTAAAGATCCAACCACAAATTTTCAAAACCATCTTTACAAGTTTAGTCATGACTGTGGTTGGTCTCCATGAATATCCTCAGTATGGATGCACTGAAGATGCAGAGTCATTAACTGTGCGTTATAAGAGTCAGTTTAGCATTGGCCACAACCACATTACTAATCTGTGACATTAATTCCAGGACAATATCCCTTGAATGAAACAAACTTTACATTTAACATCACCTGTCACCTGAAGGCTGAAAAAGAATgctgtctatatatatatatacacacacgtgtgtgtgagtgtgtgtttgtgtgtgtatgtatgtatgtatataaaaaaaataaataaaacatgcataGTTTCTGCGTAATTTCATGAAACTCTTAACCTCCAAAATGTTTCGTGTTTGCatggtaaaatgaaaaatgagacatTTATGTGAaatgtagggggggggggggtgctgagtATTCTCTGTTCTGGGTTCTGACGAGAAGGCCACCCACACACATCGCTCAGACATCAGAGATTTTCCAGACAACTCACTATCTCTATTATCTCACTTTGATAATGGCATCTGCCTGTCCGGAACTAACATTTCATTGTGTAATAGGAAAAATcatcgtttttctttctttttattttcttttagtaTTCCACCCACATGGTGACCATACTTCATTGATATCAGTTATTAAGTCTGCAGGGGAAAACTGACAGATGCTGTTGTCTTATTAAGAAAGACTGTGTCTCATATTATCGTATGTCTCCATATTGCAGCAGTGAATTACAAATATGGTTTACTCTGAATGAAACTTAATTTGTGACCAACATAAGGCAAGTCATTTGTGGTTAATATCATAATGAAATGGcaatgacaattttttttttctaaattcttTTAGACCAGATTTTTTAACTTTGTAACCAGGGATCTTGGTCAAAACGCTGCAGGGTTCCCTTTACCTGTACctttgtattctgttttttgtcataGCATCAGTAGACACCCAATGAATATGTATTCATACCCCCAGAAATAcatagacagaaacacacacacacacacacacacacacagtgaagcaCACAGACATTACTTACATAATACTC encodes:
- the LOC115816621 gene encoding ras-related protein Rap-2a-like isoform X4, coding for MREYKVVVLGSGGVGKSALTQFASMRDLYIKNGQGFILVYSLVNQQSFQDIKPMRDQIIRVKRYERVPVILVGNKVDLDNEREVSSSEGQALAEEWGCPFMETSAKSKTMVDELFSEIVRQMDYASQPDKEDPCCSACNIQ